A single window of Coffea eugenioides isolate CCC68of chromosome 7, Ceug_1.0, whole genome shotgun sequence DNA harbors:
- the LOC113777948 gene encoding indole-3-pyruvate monooxygenase YUCCA2-like: MCVSPDLQLICHDGCETTVTATHDRRTMIVPVFGQEVQSVTYESSVGIWCAETSEFKFMRRWLISATGENAVPAIPDIAGLGDFRGRLLHSSNYTNGAEFKGSKILVVGCGNSGMEVSLDLCNSGAQVSLVVRDKTTHCTQGSINFYSLNEVAEMVSSKTSGYFLILCSELILGNTNRLGIDRPKAGPLELKIAAGKTAVLAVGTIAKIRSGEIKLCLSYSMYLIYTIDHWKEYQKILYRQEVGHSTLSIR; this comes from the exons ATGTGCGTATCACCCGATCTTCAACTGATATGCCACGACGGATGTGAAACAACCGTGACTGCGACCCACGACAGGCGAACCATGATTGTACCTGTGTTTGGGCAGGAGGTCCAGTCAGTTACATACGAGAGTTCTGTTGGTATCTGGTGTGCAGAAACTAGTGAATTTAAATTTATGCGTCGATGGCTCATTAGTGCAACTGGAGAGAATGCAGTACCGGCTATTCCTGATATTGCTGGATTGGGAGATTTTCGAGGCAGATTATTGCATTCAAGCAATTACACAAATGGAGCTGAGTTCAAAGGGAGCAAAATTTTGGTCGTTGGTTGTGGAAATTCAGGCATGGAGGTTAGTTTGGATCTATGCAATAGCGGTGCTCAAGTTTCTCTCGTTGTCAGAGACAAG ACTACCCATTGTACCCAAGGGAGCATTAATTTTTACTCTCTCAATGAAGTTGCTGAAATGGTTTCCAGTAAGACTAGTGGATATTTCCTCATCCTCTGTTCGGAGCTGATTCTAGGAAACACCAATAGACTTGGTATTGATAGACCAAAGGCAGGTCCATTGGAACTAAAAATAGCCGCTGGGAAAACTGCAGTGTTGGCTGTTGGAACAATTGCTAAGATAAGATCTGGTGAAATCAAG CTGTGCTTGTCATATTCCATGTATCTCATCTATACCATCGATCATTGGAAGGAATACCAGAAGATTCTTTATCGTCAAGAAGTTGGGCATTCCACTCTGTCTATCAGATAA